The stretch of DNA CCGGCTACCATTTGCCAATCCAGGTTCTGTGTTATTAATGATAATCAGTGTTACTTTTCTCAGTAATTTCTTCTGGTTGATTGGCATTATTGGGCCAATTGATTTCAGTGGTAATAGTTCGGTCAGTACCGTCCAAAACTTAGAATACGCCTTGCAACACGGTTCGGCTTGGGGGGCTCCCAACCCCATTACCCTCCACACGGTATTTGATAGTTTTGCCAACGTGGGTGGACCGGGGATGACGTTAGCGCTCGTGATTGCAATTTTGTGGCGCTCGCATAACCAAGACTTTCGTACGGTTGCCAAGGCCAGTTGGCTACCGAGTTTGTTCAATTTTAATCAACCATTGCTTGTTGGATTGCCAATTATGTTCAGTCCAATCTTGGCCGTGCCGTTTTTGTTGGCGCCGTTGGCCAGTTTGTTGATTACTTGGACAGCATTGAAGCTTCAGTTAATGCCGCCGGTGGTTTATCCCGTTGGCCGAACCATGCCGGGCTTTTTGATGGGGTGGTTAGGTACGGGTGGTGATTGGCGTGCGTTAGCCGTCAGTTTGGTTAATCTAGCGGTAGCGACGGTAATCTATTTGCCATTCGTTTTGCTAGAAAATCGGGTCGTTGAAGGGGGTGCCACGGATGCGGCGTAATTGGTGGCGTTGGTTAGTTGGCGTGATCTTGTTGATAGCGGTTTGTTGGCCCGCCTATACTTGGTCCAAAGCAAATATTAAAACGTTGAAAAGTGCTGGTCGAACTCGGATGGCCCCTGTTATTATGATTCCCGGATCGAGTGCGAGTCAAAATCGTTTCGATGATCTGATCACAGAACTGGGTAAAGAAACGCCGCAAAAGCACAGTGTTTTAAAGTTAACGGTGCAGACGGATGGCAAAATTAAATATAGTGGGTCCATTCGGCAAAATGATAATCAGCCGTTCATTATTGTCGCGTTTGCGAATAACCACGATGGTAAAGCCAACATCGATAAGCAGGCCGTGTGGCTCAATATTGCGTTTAAGGCGCTGATTAAAACATATCAGTTTAATCATTTTCGGGCGTTGGGGCATTCGAATGGTGGGCTGATTTGGACATTGTTTCTAGAACGTTATTTGAAG from Lactiplantibacillus brownii encodes:
- a CDS encoding alpha/beta hydrolase; the encoded protein is MRRNWWRWLVGVILLIAVCWPAYTWSKANIKTLKSAGRTRMAPVIMIPGSSASQNRFDDLITELGKETPQKHSVLKLTVQTDGKIKYSGSIRQNDNQPFIIVAFANNHDGKANIDKQAVWLNIAFKALIKTYQFNHFRALGHSNGGLIWTLFLERYLKQSPKVHIDRLMTIAAPFNMESTSTTTKTGMFKELYQYRQGLPDSLTAYSIAGTENYTSDGTVPYNSVNFGKYIFQDEVKHFTEITVTGANTAHSDLPQNKQIVALIRQYLLDENVPNKIRKQNQQQMRQ